The Chitinophagales bacterium genome has a window encoding:
- a CDS encoding PorP/SprF family type IX secretion system membrane protein — MKKYLALLLLLPAVNSVAQDIHFSQFYENAIMRNPALTGIFSGDYKVGANYRTQWSNISVPFQTFLVSAETRVATNRAIGDYLSFGVAATYDKAGSISFNSMQVYPALNYNKSLEDKRNSYLSVGFAGGYIQRSIDFSKATFSSQYVNGSYSSNNPSGENFNNTTLENYDVAAGVSLNSSAGPGNIVNYYVGFSAFHLNKPKQTFDDDNILIVLAPKYTGNIGFSWRITNQFGLTAHMDYSKQATYTEMIGGGMLSWQTTNENSNNIKLYAGLFIRRKDAIIPTFKLDYSIYSLTFTYDVNNSGLKTATSGAGGYELSLFLRGRYKKADQYGPNVNCPRFDHMLQGDPGLYN; from the coding sequence ATGAAAAAATATTTAGCGTTATTGTTGCTGTTGCCTGCCGTCAACTCTGTTGCTCAGGACATACATTTTTCGCAGTTCTACGAAAATGCTATTATGCGCAACCCGGCACTTACCGGTATCTTCAGCGGAGACTATAAAGTAGGTGCCAACTACCGTACACAATGGAGTAATATCTCTGTCCCCTTTCAAACTTTTCTTGTATCAGCAGAAACAAGGGTGGCTACCAACAGAGCTATCGGCGACTACCTGAGTTTCGGCGTTGCAGCAACGTACGATAAGGCGGGCTCTATCAGCTTCAATAGTATGCAGGTATATCCCGCACTCAACTACAACAAGTCGTTAGAAGATAAACGAAATTCCTACTTATCAGTAGGCTTTGCTGGTGGATACATTCAACGCTCTATTGATTTTTCGAAGGCTACGTTCAGCTCTCAGTATGTAAATGGCAGCTACTCGTCCAACAACCCTTCAGGGGAGAATTTTAACAACACTACATTAGAAAATTATGATGTAGCAGCTGGTGTCAGCCTTAATAGCTCTGCCGGGCCGGGCAATATAGTCAACTACTATGTTGGCTTTTCCGCCTTTCACCTGAACAAACCCAAACAAACCTTTGACGATGATAATATCCTGATAGTACTGGCTCCCAAATATACCGGCAATATCGGCTTCAGCTGGCGTATCACCAACCAGTTCGGCCTCACGGCACATATGGACTACAGCAAGCAGGCAACCTACACCGAAATGATAGGCGGCGGCATGTTAAGCTGGCAAACAACCAATGAGAACAGTAATAACATAAAACTGTATGCAGGCCTGTTCATTCGCCGTAAAGATGCAATTATACCCACTTTCAAACTCGATTACAGTATCTACTCGCTTACATTTACTTACGATGTAAACAACTCAGGACTGAAAACTGCTACATCAGGCGCAGGCGGATACGAGTTATCGCTGTTCCTGCGCGGACGTTATAAAAAGGCTGATCAGTACGGGCCTAATGTGAACTGTCCCCGCTTCGATCATATGCTTCAAGGTGATCCGGGATTATATAACTAA
- a CDS encoding response regulator transcription factor, which yields MAVKAKILLVEDDATLSYVVKDSLSKNGYEVVHCPDAEAAWQQFMKHNFDICLLDVMLPKKDGMSLANQIRQKNANIPILLLTSKSMDDDKIAGFRSGADDYITKPFNMQELLLRLEVFLKRTMKQEEEITESIKLGNLEFDYNNLTLKGGAKDKQLTQREADLIKYLCQNANKVLKRDEILLNVWGKEDYFLGRSMDVFITKVRKYLKDQPGVELQTIHGIGFKFVFDGAAEAAE from the coding sequence ATGGCGGTTAAAGCGAAAATACTGTTAGTTGAAGACGACGCAACGCTGAGCTATGTGGTAAAAGACAGCCTGAGTAAAAATGGCTACGAAGTAGTGCATTGCCCGGATGCAGAAGCAGCCTGGCAACAATTTATGAAGCACAATTTTGACATCTGCTTGCTGGATGTCATGTTACCTAAAAAAGATGGTATGTCTCTTGCCAACCAGATCAGGCAAAAGAATGCTAATATTCCTATACTGCTATTGACCTCAAAATCAATGGATGATGATAAAATAGCGGGTTTCAGGAGTGGTGCTGATGATTATATCACTAAGCCATTCAATATGCAGGAGCTGCTGCTGCGCCTTGAGGTATTCCTGAAGCGTACTATGAAACAGGAAGAGGAAATAACTGAATCTATCAAACTGGGCAACCTGGAGTTTGACTATAATAATCTGACACTTAAAGGCGGTGCCAAGGACAAACAGCTTACCCAGCGCGAAGCTGACCTCATAAAGTACCTTTGCCAGAATGCTAATAAGGTATTGAAAAGGGACGAGATACTGCTGAATGTATGGGGAAAAGAAGATTACTTCCTGGGCAGGAGCATGGACGTATTTATTACCAAAGTAAGAAAGTACCTGAAAGACCAGCCGGGCGTGGAGTTGCAGACCATACACGGTATAGGTTTCAAATTTGTTTTTGACGGGGCTGCAGAAGCGGCAGAATAG
- the ruvC gene encoding crossover junction endodeoxyribonuclease RuvC produces the protein MRSDPQIILGIDPGTLVMGYGLISVSKNSISLVEMGVLQLAKNKDHSERLKLIFQKMESLIKIHKPQSVAIEAPFYGKNVQSMLKLGRAQGVAIAASMMHGLSAVEYAPRKIKQSITGRGNATKEQVYEMLQRMLKFEEDVRFMDATDALAVAVCHHYQGKYDELTGTADIPKVKAKKKKVGWETFLSANPDRVRKGS, from the coding sequence TTGAGATCAGACCCCCAAATTATTTTAGGTATAGACCCCGGCACACTTGTGATGGGGTACGGACTGATCTCCGTGAGCAAAAATAGTATTTCGCTGGTGGAAATGGGGGTATTGCAGCTGGCAAAAAATAAAGACCATTCCGAAAGGCTGAAACTCATCTTCCAGAAGATGGAAAGCCTGATAAAGATACACAAACCCCAATCGGTAGCTATTGAAGCCCCCTTTTACGGGAAGAACGTGCAAAGTATGCTGAAACTGGGCCGTGCACAGGGGGTAGCCATTGCAGCGTCGATGATGCACGGACTGTCCGCAGTGGAGTATGCCCCAAGGAAGATCAAACAATCCATCACCGGAAGAGGTAATGCCACTAAAGAACAGGTGTATGAAATGCTGCAGCGTATGCTGAAATTTGAAGAGGATGTACGTTTTATGGATGCTACGGATGCACTGGCAGTAGCAGTATGTCATCATTACCAGGGAAAATATGATGAGCTGACAGGTACGGCTGATATACCGAAAGTAAAAGCTAAAAAGAAAAAGGTCGGTTGGGAGACTTTTTTATCAGCTAACCCCGACAGGGTGAGAAAAGGTAGCTAG
- a CDS encoding flippase-like domain-containing protein, which yields MNKSTKIWLNYLLGGTISLLLLWGIYLQVLKQLKKVDLDTIWQTGPDYYLWICIILMPVNLLLEAKKWQILAGSAQPLSYRGAMASYLGGIAFSMVTPNRLGEYPGRMLYLKRKNTVRLVSVSVLGALTQMLTLFIFGTIGLVYFNMNFYYPFAFAVMIASAFITIILGIAFWRFETWLPVIEKIKWLRRFRVYKKLLKKFSQREQLTILGISLLRYSIYTAQYLFLLYWMNVSMPFFDGYWMSALFFWVITIIPSITLVELGERGQVGLYLFHHFSENTVGILAATVGIWCINLIIPAILGSILLLRMRFLR from the coding sequence TTGAACAAAAGTACCAAAATATGGCTCAATTACCTGCTCGGCGGAACGATTTCGCTGCTGCTGCTATGGGGCATATACCTACAGGTACTCAAACAACTCAAAAAGGTTGACCTCGACACGATCTGGCAAACAGGGCCCGATTATTACTTATGGATATGCATAATCCTTATGCCGGTCAACCTGCTGCTGGAAGCAAAAAAATGGCAGATACTGGCGGGTTCTGCGCAACCGCTGTCATACAGGGGGGCTATGGCCAGCTACCTGGGTGGTATTGCTTTTTCAATGGTCACGCCCAACAGGCTGGGTGAATACCCGGGACGTATGCTGTACCTGAAACGTAAAAATACAGTCCGCCTGGTAAGTGTCTCAGTTTTGGGTGCACTCACGCAGATGCTCACGCTGTTCATCTTTGGTACTATTGGCCTGGTATATTTCAACATGAACTTTTACTATCCATTCGCCTTTGCGGTAATGATAGCCAGCGCTTTTATCACTATTATTCTGGGTATTGCCTTTTGGCGGTTTGAGACCTGGCTACCCGTGATCGAAAAAATAAAATGGCTGCGCAGGTTCAGGGTATATAAAAAACTGTTAAAGAAGTTCTCCCAAAGGGAACAATTAACCATTTTAGGCATTTCGTTGTTAAGGTATAGTATCTATACGGCACAGTATTTGTTTTTACTTTATTGGATGAATGTAAGTATGCCATTTTTTGACGGTTATTGGATGTCGGCCCTGTTCTTCTGGGTCATCACAATCATTCCGTCCATCACGCTGGTAGAGCTGGGAGAGCGAGGACAGGTAGGTTTGTACCTCTTCCATCACTTCTCAGAAAACACTGTGGGCATACTCGCAGCAACGGTAGGAATTTGGTGCATCAACCTGATAATACCTGCCATACTTGGCAGCATATTATTACTCAGAATGCGCTTTTTACGTTAA
- a CDS encoding DUF3108 domain-containing protein, with the protein MLLGGQMQAQNEFCGIKNRSFKNGEKVEYKVYYNAGFIWAGAGTATFTTKLENYNNKTVYHVQGVGKTYSSYEWFYKVYDVYDSYIDTTNLMPIKFLRDVNEGGFKFKNNVSFNHERNQAISTNGVFDVPECVQDVLSTIYYARNIDYNKYKPGDKIHFNMFLDDEVFSLYIRYVGKEIIKTKYGTFRTIKIAPLLVEGTMFKGGEKMSVWVTDDENHIPVRVDSPILIGSVKVDMMEYENLRHPMTALIKKK; encoded by the coding sequence ATGCTGCTGGGTGGACAGATGCAGGCGCAAAATGAGTTTTGCGGCATAAAGAACCGTAGCTTCAAGAACGGAGAAAAAGTAGAATATAAAGTATACTACAATGCAGGCTTCATCTGGGCAGGTGCAGGTACAGCTACTTTTACCACCAAACTGGAAAACTATAATAACAAAACAGTTTACCATGTGCAGGGCGTAGGAAAAACCTATTCTTCATATGAATGGTTCTACAAGGTGTACGACGTGTATGATTCATATATTGACACGACCAACCTGATGCCTATAAAATTTTTGCGCGATGTGAATGAAGGCGGCTTCAAGTTCAAGAACAATGTCAGCTTCAATCACGAACGTAACCAGGCCATTTCTACAAATGGAGTATTCGACGTACCGGAATGTGTACAGGACGTATTATCTACTATATACTATGCGCGCAACATAGATTATAACAAATACAAACCCGGCGACAAGATACATTTCAATATGTTCCTCGATGATGAGGTCTTCAGCCTGTACATCCGTTACGTAGGCAAGGAGATCATCAAGACCAAATACGGAACGTTCCGGACCATAAAAATAGCGCCTCTATTAGTAGAGGGTACCATGTTCAAAGGTGGTGAAAAAATGTCTGTTTGGGTGACGGATGATGAGAACCATATTCCTGTGCGTGTAGACAGTCCTATACTTATTGGCAGTGTAAAGGTAGATATGATGGAATATGAGAACCTGCGCCACCCGATGACGGCACTGATCAAAAAGAAATAG
- a CDS encoding thioredoxin fold domain-containing protein, with the protein MKKIVLLVVLISSLGIKGLAQEQKADTLPYLKYPVLPSFEILLPDSTEKFSTYYIPEGRPIVMMFFSPDCDHCVRFTEQLLEHKDDFKKTRIYMITPMTLAATKVFADKMGLDKHKNIKWGKDYQYFFISFYGVKSFPFVAVYDGKKKLIEGFPGHLTIEDVIKAVERAK; encoded by the coding sequence ATGAAAAAGATAGTATTACTGGTAGTATTGATCAGCAGCCTGGGTATAAAAGGCTTGGCACAGGAACAAAAGGCAGATACCCTTCCTTACCTTAAGTATCCTGTATTACCGTCGTTCGAGATATTGCTGCCGGACAGCACGGAGAAATTCAGCACCTATTACATTCCGGAAGGACGTCCTATCGTAATGATGTTTTTCAGCCCGGATTGTGACCACTGCGTACGTTTTACCGAGCAGCTGCTCGAGCACAAGGATGACTTTAAGAAAACCCGTATTTATATGATCACCCCGATGACACTGGCGGCTACCAAAGTGTTTGCCGACAAGATGGGGCTGGATAAGCATAAGAATATCAAATGGGGCAAGGACTACCAATACTTCTTCATCAGCTTTTACGGGGTGAAGTCATTCCCGTTTGTAGCTGTGTATGATGGCAAAAAGAAACTGATAGAAGGTTTCCCCGGCCACTTAACCATAGAAGACGTGATAAAAGCTGTGGAACGAGCTAAGTAA
- a CDS encoding ATP-dependent helicase, whose amino-acid sequence MSINEAAFLERYNKLNKEQQEAVNTIYGPVMVIAGPGTGKTEVLSMRIANLLRSEAQVQPNEILCLTYTDEATNSMRRRLLQIIGPDAHRVNIGTFHAFCNNVIQNNSESFSERPLQPITDLERTTLLREILDELPKGHELRRLSGNVYYDTFKLNSLFDMMKRENISSQDIIHAADEYISSLPERDEYIYKRKGKGYEKGDLKQASIDEETRRMTSTKAAAELFDTYVAKMRQHGWYDFNDMILWVLEAFKKNDALLLSYQERNQFILVDEFQDTNGAQNELLKLLTEFWEDPNIFVVGDDDQSIYEFQGARIRNIIEFRERYKETINIVVLPQNYRSSQAILDKAMATIDNNEQRLVKQVTDIELNKNIVAAAERFKDGNETIAPVVKQYTNILHEEADIILQIEALKKNNVPLNHIAILYAQHKQADNIIALLERKNIPFSVKRPVNILDLPVTEQILKLLEYLVLEQKEAFSGEHLLFELLHMPCYGIDSVDIATLSLYMQQNKSKDKSMGYWRMVISNGLMLETLGLKSTEAIQRMGNNINNWLTQLSELPLPLLVEKLVYESGIVLYLAGTKNYTWNIQVLNTFFDHVKEVYGRNVRIKAADLLQMTEQMKDENIAIPLQKTIQADNGVHLYTAHGAKGNEFEHVFLIGCTKNYWEAKAGGSNQYKLPDTLTGTNDDKDKIYKTEVARRLFYVALTRAKKHLHVSYASQDAKGKPLEHSAFVDEISSEEERIKVNLSEQELVSHIAWALQPEPEVRIKLANAQFIERMVQQVIMSYTTLSKYINCPVTYYYENILRVPFQKNDALAFGSAVHYALERFYRVMKDQGKVFPTKEELLNYFDYGMRMEASALTPDQYKRRTEQGHTALTEYYDEYIDTFVKEVEVEFKIPRYILDGVPVTGKIDLIEFNGDSLTVVDYKTGDPDKSAKKYTSPPNDDNPDGGDYWRQMVFYKLLIENFKERNWTVGKGMFDYIQRGGTSNQFKRIQIPFFPQDEQKVLEQLRKTYAHIINHDFSKGCGKEDCHWCNFARKYELVRPAEGVEIDDI is encoded by the coding sequence ATGTCTATTAATGAAGCGGCTTTCCTGGAGCGGTACAACAAGCTCAACAAAGAACAGCAGGAAGCTGTCAACACCATATACGGGCCTGTAATGGTCATAGCCGGGCCCGGCACCGGCAAAACCGAAGTACTGTCTATGCGCATAGCCAACCTGCTGCGCAGTGAGGCACAGGTACAACCCAATGAGATACTCTGCCTCACCTATACCGATGAGGCTACCAACTCTATGCGCCGCAGGCTGTTGCAGATCATCGGCCCTGATGCACACAGGGTGAACATCGGCACGTTCCACGCTTTTTGTAACAACGTGATACAAAACAACAGTGAAAGCTTCAGCGAAAGGCCACTGCAACCCATTACCGACCTGGAGCGCACCACTCTGTTACGCGAGATACTGGACGAACTGCCTAAAGGTCACGAGCTGCGCCGCCTGAGTGGTAATGTCTACTACGATACTTTCAAACTCAACAGCCTGTTCGACATGATGAAACGCGAGAACATATCCTCGCAGGACATCATCCATGCGGCTGATGAATATATAAGCAGTCTCCCTGAACGTGACGAATACATTTACAAACGCAAAGGCAAGGGCTACGAAAAAGGCGACCTGAAACAGGCATCGATAGACGAGGAGACCCGCCGTATGACCAGCACCAAAGCAGCGGCGGAACTCTTTGATACATATGTGGCCAAAATGAGGCAACATGGCTGGTACGATTTCAACGATATGATACTCTGGGTGCTGGAAGCATTCAAAAAGAATGATGCTTTATTACTCAGCTACCAGGAGCGCAACCAGTTCATACTGGTAGACGAATTCCAGGATACAAACGGCGCGCAGAACGAACTGCTGAAACTGCTCACCGAATTCTGGGAAGATCCCAACATATTCGTGGTGGGCGATGACGACCAATCCATTTACGAGTTCCAGGGCGCACGTATCCGTAACATCATCGAGTTTCGCGAGCGGTACAAAGAGACCATCAACATAGTTGTGCTGCCGCAAAACTACCGCTCATCGCAGGCCATATTGGATAAGGCCATGGCTACGATCGACAACAACGAACAGCGCCTGGTAAAACAGGTAACGGATATAGAGCTGAACAAGAACATCGTTGCGGCCGCCGAGCGTTTTAAAGACGGGAACGAAACCATAGCGCCTGTAGTAAAACAATACACCAACATCCTGCACGAAGAGGCCGACATTATTTTGCAGATAGAAGCACTGAAGAAAAACAATGTACCGCTCAACCATATTGCCATACTGTACGCCCAGCACAAACAGGCAGACAATATCATCGCCCTGCTGGAAAGAAAGAACATACCTTTCTCCGTTAAGCGCCCGGTAAATATTCTTGACCTGCCCGTAACGGAACAGATACTGAAACTGCTGGAGTACCTGGTACTGGAGCAGAAAGAGGCTTTCAGTGGCGAACACCTGTTGTTCGAGCTGTTACACATGCCCTGTTACGGCATCGACTCCGTAGACATCGCCACGCTGTCGCTGTACATGCAGCAGAACAAAAGCAAGGACAAAAGCATGGGCTACTGGCGCATGGTCATATCCAACGGGCTGATGCTGGAAACGCTGGGGCTGAAAAGTACAGAGGCCATACAGCGTATGGGCAACAACATCAACAACTGGCTCACGCAACTAAGCGAACTGCCGTTACCATTGCTAGTAGAAAAACTGGTGTACGAAAGCGGTATCGTGCTGTACCTCGCCGGTACTAAAAACTATACATGGAATATACAGGTGCTCAATACCTTCTTCGATCATGTGAAAGAAGTGTATGGCCGCAATGTCAGGATAAAAGCTGCCGACCTGTTGCAGATGACTGAGCAGATGAAGGACGAGAACATCGCCATACCACTGCAAAAGACCATACAGGCCGATAACGGCGTACACCTGTACACGGCACACGGCGCCAAGGGCAACGAGTTCGAACATGTATTCCTCATCGGCTGTACCAAAAACTATTGGGAGGCCAAAGCCGGGGGCAGCAACCAATACAAGCTACCCGACACCCTCACCGGCACCAACGACGACAAAGACAAGATCTACAAAACAGAGGTGGCACGACGCCTGTTCTACGTAGCGCTTACCCGTGCAAAAAAACACCTGCACGTATCCTATGCCTCGCAGGATGCTAAAGGCAAACCACTGGAACATTCTGCATTTGTTGACGAGATAAGCAGCGAAGAAGAAAGAATAAAAGTGAACCTGAGCGAGCAGGAACTGGTGAGCCACATAGCATGGGCCTTGCAACCCGAGCCGGAAGTACGTATCAAACTGGCCAACGCGCAATTCATAGAGCGGATGGTGCAGCAGGTTATTATGAGTTACACCACCCTGTCCAAATACATCAACTGCCCGGTTACTTATTATTACGAGAATATACTCCGCGTACCTTTCCAGAAGAACGATGCGCTGGCTTTTGGTAGCGCCGTGCACTATGCGTTGGAACGTTTCTACCGCGTGATGAAAGACCAGGGCAAAGTATTCCCCACCAAAGAAGAACTACTTAATTATTTCGACTACGGTATGCGCATGGAAGCATCGGCACTTACACCCGACCAGTACAAACGCCGCACAGAGCAGGGACATACTGCGCTTACCGAATACTACGATGAATATATCGACACATTTGTAAAAGAGGTGGAAGTGGAATTCAAGATACCACGCTATATACTGGATGGGGTACCCGTAACAGGTAAGATAGACCTGATTGAATTCAATGGAGATTCACTCACCGTGGTAGACTACAAAACAGGCGACCCGGATAAGAGTGCGAAAAAGTACACCAGTCCGCCTAATGACGACAATCCCGATGGCGGTGACTACTGGAGGCAGATGGTATTTTACAAACTGCTGATAGAGAACTTCAAAGAGCGTAACTGGACCGTAGGCAAAGGTATGTTCGACTATATACAACGCGGTGGTACAAGTAATCAGTTCAAACGCATACAGATACCTTTCTTTCCACAGGACGAACAAAAAGTACTGGAGCAGCTACGCAAAACCTATGCGCATATCATCAACCACGACTTCAGCAAAGGCTGCGGAAAAGAAGATTGTCACTGGTGCAACTTCGCCCGCAAATATGAACTGGTACGCCCTGCAGAAGGAGTGGAGATTGATGATATATAG
- a CDS encoding DUF4221 family protein — protein sequence MKECLYGLCILALILSSCKNDVTSIRSKILKIDSVTFDDVPYNTLSCYDNPVLNGERSIAINNSKNKSIVLFNNTGANLVTISYANIKGLSESYLRCFDLVNYDSIFLQFNDQIAIIDSSGNLKYAFSINQLNTPDDTIVIGNIGGVGKINWSEYLRKLFVGQYPYTISNDNPDYYKIPVIATWDIQNNRLDEIPVYYPDMYLKDYYGDASYCFNEQANDDIITGFLGSTDLEIYNIKTQKTAHITHQKSRYDTLAISSLNQNYKGQMDKIFEHLTISPLYTNIVYDPYNDGFYRFFVTGVKLKNEDGTYNGYFDKDYVLMLFDKDFNLQDEVFLGKSYLTYYSFIMPDGLYIMTNKHTKSKNENRSSFTFNIFKPVSTK from the coding sequence ATGAAAGAATGTCTTTACGGCCTGTGTATTTTAGCATTAATACTAAGTAGTTGCAAGAATGATGTAACAAGTATCAGATCAAAAATTTTAAAAATAGACTCTGTTACATTTGATGATGTACCATATAACACGTTGTCTTGCTACGATAATCCTGTTTTGAATGGAGAACGGTCGATCGCGATTAACAACTCAAAAAACAAGAGTATTGTATTATTCAACAATACAGGCGCAAATCTTGTAACAATCAGTTATGCAAACATAAAGGGGTTATCTGAGTCATATTTGCGCTGTTTTGACTTGGTAAATTATGATAGTATTTTTTTGCAATTCAATGATCAGATAGCAATAATAGACAGCAGCGGTAACCTGAAGTATGCGTTCTCAATTAATCAACTTAATACACCAGATGATACGATTGTAATTGGAAACATAGGAGGGGTAGGCAAAATTAATTGGTCAGAGTATTTACGAAAATTATTTGTTGGTCAATATCCTTATACAATAAGCAATGACAACCCTGATTATTATAAGATACCTGTAATTGCTACATGGGATATTCAGAACAATAGGTTGGATGAAATACCGGTATATTACCCGGACATGTATCTAAAGGATTACTATGGAGATGCATCATATTGTTTTAATGAGCAAGCAAACGATGATATTATAACAGGTTTTTTAGGGTCTACTGATTTAGAAATATATAATATCAAAACTCAAAAAACAGCTCATATTACCCATCAAAAAAGTAGATATGATACTCTGGCTATCAGTTCGCTGAACCAGAACTATAAAGGGCAAATGGATAAAATATTTGAACATTTAACAATAAGCCCTTTGTATACAAACATAGTTTACGACCCATACAATGATGGATTCTACCGCTTTTTTGTCACCGGTGTTAAGTTAAAGAATGAAGATGGCACCTATAATGGATATTTTGATAAAGATTATGTTTTAATGCTGTTTGACAAAGATTTTAACCTTCAGGACGAAGTATTTCTCGGAAAGAGTTATCTGACGTATTATTCTTTTATTATGCCGGATGGACTATATATCATGACCAATAAACATACAAAATCAAAAAATGAAAATAGATCGTCTTTTACCTTCAATATTTTTAAGCCTGTATCTACTAAGTAG
- a CDS encoding 2-oxoacid:acceptor oxidoreductase subunit alpha, protein MSVSTQVIEEVVIKFAGDSGDGMQLTGTQFTNNTALAGSDLSTFPDFPAEIRAPQGTLPGVSGFQLRFSSNEVYTPGDSCDVLVVMNAAALKVNLPQLKKGGIIIANTDGFDAKNLRLANYPDGANPIEDPDALHGYHLYKIDIAKLTREALKDIALGTKEKDRAKNMFVLGFLYWLYNRNMDNTITFLKEKFGKKEDILQSNLLALQAGYNYGDTIEAFTTRYKVEKAKMSAGTYRGITGNTALAYGIIAAGQKSGLPIFLGTYPITPASDILHELARHKTFGIRTFQAEDEIAGISAAIGASYGGSLGVTTSSGPGIALKTEAMGLAVMLEIPLLIVNIQRGGPSTGLPTKTEQSDLLQAYYGRNGECPMPIVAASTPADCFDAVYEAVRISVQHMTPVMLLSDGYIANGAEPWKFPQSADLKPIEVRFKKGLDDGEDQFLPYKRDEKLVRAWAVPGTPGLEHRIGGLEKEDITGNVSYDTENHQHMVKLREEKVERIADYIPLQTLDSGPEKGDVLVLGWGSTYGAIKSATKELQNKGVSVAHAHLRHMRPFPKNLGEIIGNYKKVLIPEINNGQLIKIIRDKYLVDAKGYNKIKGVPITRAELVDAIEQLLD, encoded by the coding sequence ATGTCAGTATCTACACAGGTTATAGAAGAAGTAGTGATCAAGTTTGCCGGCGATAGCGGCGACGGGATGCAGTTGACCGGTACACAGTTTACCAATAATACCGCGCTGGCAGGCAGCGACCTGTCTACCTTCCCGGATTTCCCGGCCGAGATACGCGCCCCGCAGGGCACGTTGCCCGGTGTCAGCGGTTTCCAGCTGCGCTTCTCCAGCAACGAGGTGTACACCCCCGGCGATAGCTGCGATGTACTGGTAGTGATGAATGCCGCCGCACTGAAGGTGAACCTGCCCCAACTGAAAAAAGGCGGTATCATCATCGCTAATACTGATGGTTTTGATGCCAAGAACCTGAGGCTGGCCAACTACCCCGACGGCGCCAACCCGATAGAAGACCCGGATGCACTGCACGGCTACCACCTGTATAAGATAGATATTGCCAAACTGACACGCGAAGCACTGAAAGATATAGCCCTGGGCACAAAAGAAAAAGACCGTGCCAAGAATATGTTCGTGCTGGGCTTCCTGTACTGGCTCTACAACAGGAATATGGATAACACCATCACCTTCCTGAAAGAGAAATTCGGCAAAAAAGAAGATATACTGCAAAGTAACCTGCTGGCGCTACAGGCCGGTTACAATTATGGTGATACAATTGAGGCTTTTACTACCCGCTATAAGGTAGAGAAGGCTAAAATGTCCGCAGGTACTTACCGCGGCATCACAGGTAATACTGCCCTTGCTTACGGCATAATAGCCGCAGGACAAAAGTCAGGCTTACCTATATTTCTGGGCACCTACCCCATCACACCTGCCTCTGACATACTGCATGAACTGGCAAGGCATAAAACTTTTGGCATACGTACTTTCCAGGCCGAGGATGAGATAGCGGGCATATCGGCAGCCATAGGCGCCTCTTATGGCGGCAGCCTGGGTGTGACCACCTCATCAGGCCCCGGTATAGCATTGAAAACAGAAGCAATGGGACTGGCGGTAATGCTGGAGATACCCCTGCTGATAGTGAATATACAACGTGGCGGCCCTTCAACTGGCCTGCCCACCAAAACAGAGCAGAGCGACCTCTTGCAGGCATACTACGGCCGTAATGGTGAATGCCCCATGCCGATAGTGGCTGCTTCTACGCCCGCAGATTGTTTTGATGCCGTGTATGAAGCTGTAAGGATATCCGTACAGCACATGACACCTGTCATGCTGCTGAGCGATGGTTACATTGCCAATGGCGCAGAGCCGTGGAAATTCCCGCAAAGTGCAGACCTGAAGCCTATTGAAGTGCGCTTTAAGAAAGGCCTGGACGATGGCGAAGACCAGTTCTTGCCCTACAAAAGGGACGAGAAGCTGGTACGCGCCTGGGCTGTACCTGGTACTCCCGGCCTGGAACACCGCATAGGCGGACTGGAGAAAGAAGACATCACGGGTAATGTGTCGTACGACACCGAGAACCACCAGCATATGGTAAAACTGCGCGAAGAAAAGGTAGAGCGCATTGCCGATTATATTCCGCTGCAAACATTGGATAGTGGCCCTGAAAAAGGAGATGTACTGGTACTGGGCTGGGGTTCTACATACGGTGCTATAAAAAGTGCTACAAAAGAACTACAGAACAAGGGCGTATCGGTTGCACATGCGCACCTGCGTCATATGCGCCCGTTCCCCAAAAACCTGGGCGAGATAATAGGCAACTACAAAAAGGTATTGATACCGGAAATAAACAATGGTCAGTTAATAAAGATCATCCGCGATAAATACCTGGTAGATGCCAAAGGATATAATAAAATTAAAGGCGTTCCTATCACCCGCGCCGAGCTGGTAGACGCTATTGAGCAACTGCTGGATTAA